One window of the Seriola aureovittata isolate HTS-2021-v1 ecotype China chromosome 22, ASM2101889v1, whole genome shotgun sequence genome contains the following:
- the LOC130163194 gene encoding uncharacterized protein LOC130163194 isoform X1, with translation MRKKILKAPCLLLSLFTSLNLCSGKFGTPITDDVSKLSLLKQNIPSDYEIPVSYIPKEVAGTCWVVLNIYPLEQSLRKLANMFGAISSNKENIIVFIAMLKSLRFTYEHEELETAMQVFQCHYQERSLMSGLYFDYIKDVLHAAAQETSGFSCKPPPCLNPTPGNQEDGRRHSWSKRTPLLLVLIPFTACVVLIVWLVKSGRRLPVCYTENNQMAPSDMIPSVSVSIPLQTLTHAADTQPVGEAIPEHESG, from the exons ATGAGGAAAAAA ATTTTGAAAGCACCTTGTCTCCTCTTGAGTCTGTTCACAAGTTTGAATCTCTGCTCTGGAAAATTTGGGACACCGATAACTGATGATGTGAGCAAGCTGTCATTATTG AAGCAGAATATCCCTTCTGATTATGAAATTCCTGTTAGTTACATTCCCAAAGAAGTG GCTGGCACTTGCTGGGTGGTATTAAATATCTATCCATTAGAGCAAAGTCTTCGGAAGCTGGCTAATATGTTTGGTGCCATCTCCtccaacaaagaaaacataattgtcTTCATTGCAATGCTGAAGAGTTTACGCTTCACCTATGAACATGAGGAACTG GAAACAGCGATGCAAGTCTTCCAGTGTCACTACCAGGAAAGAAGCTTAATGTCTGGTCTTTACTTTGACTACATCAAAGACGTCTTACATGCTGCCGCTCAAGAAACATCCGGCTTCTCATGCAAGCCGCCACCATGCCTTAATCCAACACCAG GGAATCAGGAGGACGGACGTAGACACAGCTGGTCAAAGAGAACGCCCTTGCTTCTGGTTCTCATCCCCTTCACAGCTTGTGTTGTTCTTATAGTGTGGCTG gtCAAGTCTGGCAGGCGTTTACCAGTGTGCTACACTGAAAATAACCAAATGGCACCTTCTGACATGATCCCAagtgtgtctgtctccatccCACTTCAAACACTCACCCACGCTGCTGACACTCAGCCAGTGGGGGAGGCGATCCCTGAACATGAAAGTGGATGA
- the LOC130163194 gene encoding uncharacterized protein LOC130163194 isoform X2, translating to MRKKILKAPCLLLSLFTSLNLCSGKFGTPITDDKQNIPSDYEIPVSYIPKEVAGTCWVVLNIYPLEQSLRKLANMFGAISSNKENIIVFIAMLKSLRFTYEHEELETAMQVFQCHYQERSLMSGLYFDYIKDVLHAAAQETSGFSCKPPPCLNPTPGNQEDGRRHSWSKRTPLLLVLIPFTACVVLIVWLVKSGRRLPVCYTENNQMAPSDMIPSVSVSIPLQTLTHAADTQPVGEAIPEHESG from the exons ATGAGGAAAAAA ATTTTGAAAGCACCTTGTCTCCTCTTGAGTCTGTTCACAAGTTTGAATCTCTGCTCTGGAAAATTTGGGACACCGATAACTGATGAT AAGCAGAATATCCCTTCTGATTATGAAATTCCTGTTAGTTACATTCCCAAAGAAGTG GCTGGCACTTGCTGGGTGGTATTAAATATCTATCCATTAGAGCAAAGTCTTCGGAAGCTGGCTAATATGTTTGGTGCCATCTCCtccaacaaagaaaacataattgtcTTCATTGCAATGCTGAAGAGTTTACGCTTCACCTATGAACATGAGGAACTG GAAACAGCGATGCAAGTCTTCCAGTGTCACTACCAGGAAAGAAGCTTAATGTCTGGTCTTTACTTTGACTACATCAAAGACGTCTTACATGCTGCCGCTCAAGAAACATCCGGCTTCTCATGCAAGCCGCCACCATGCCTTAATCCAACACCAG GGAATCAGGAGGACGGACGTAGACACAGCTGGTCAAAGAGAACGCCCTTGCTTCTGGTTCTCATCCCCTTCACAGCTTGTGTTGTTCTTATAGTGTGGCTG gtCAAGTCTGGCAGGCGTTTACCAGTGTGCTACACTGAAAATAACCAAATGGCACCTTCTGACATGATCCCAagtgtgtctgtctccatccCACTTCAAACACTCACCCACGCTGCTGACACTCAGCCAGTGGGGGAGGCGATCCCTGAACATGAAAGTGGATGA
- the si:dkey-14d8.1 gene encoding zinc finger protein 135 has translation MEKRSDTTGVGGALPLSSLRLMASPLQLTYSYIWQVIRQRNVKQYVKVEEFVTMVTQTVPEVMSFKQTAQLLLGLRARIILDLLHKEGPPDSRAIQTLINKLKVSASSGKDSEVEKSQTNFMVLVQNLLKNPAEKKRFFQEVFPVQYGTKFDTALQALTAGLVCKLEQLLPVPNLSQLGAMISSEPAVLEACGGFIPEPGDLKTLLLHQQAKGLLSIKATISSSVGDCVLSSLAFRPKPVEPPTPPPPPPPPPESPKRLEVTLTETSPASLSDTEDLGVMSDESDSQATPAARPQQRGRYSDKADDGSPAKETSLPTIAQPENLALEKSSTQEQSATTLQSRGEDGATATLEKPELQRTPLKSIPFRVVQVPIKTTSTLQNAGNAGAKDGQKPQTQRVTLHQWVSQIATNSLSLPALPPLPPPSLSAGDDMKPSLRRKKQIRPPADRFTCSVCDKSFPYQSKLMDHERIHTGEKPFVCTACNKSFRTQAFLNNHLKTHSTARPYACGQCGKCFTKLQSLTKHMLAHSGQKPFYCNICNKGFTQSTYFKRHMECHTSQMTFPCKHCSKSFPTAFKLSNHERWHTRDRPHMCERCGKRFLVPSLLKRHMGYHIGDRQYLCSQCGKTFVYLSDLKRHQQDHVPKAKIPCPICQKKFSSKYCLRVHLRIHTRERPYRCSICDKTFTQVGNLKVHIRLHTNERPFSCDVCGKTYKLASHLNVHKRTHTCKKPWTCDTCGKGFSVPGLLKKHEQLHTRDANPDFSGKRRHRGKHKKHSLKRKYDEEDEGSDDY, from the exons ATGGAGAAACGCTCAGATACTACAG GTGTTGGAGGTGCCCTTCCCCTTTCTTCCCTTCGCTTAATGGCTTCCCCTCTGCAGCTCACATATTCGTACATATGGCAGGTCATACGGCAGCGAAATGTGAAGCAGTATGTGAAAGTGGAAGAGTTTGTGACCATGGTAACGCAAACTGTTCCTGAGGTGATGAGTTTCAAGCAGACTGCTCAGCTCTTGTTGGGGTTGAGAGCAAGG ATCATTTTGGATTTGCTTCACAAAGAGGGCCCACCAGATTCCCGAGCTATTCAAACTCTCATAAATAAGTTGAAGGTCTCTGCATCTTCAGGG AAGGACTCAGAAGTGGAGAAATCTCAAACAAACTTTATGGTGCTGGTCCAGAATCTGCTCAAAAACCCTGCAGAAAAGAAGCGCTTCTTCCAG gaagTGTTCCCTGTTCAGTACGGCACAAAGTTTGACACAGCACTTCAGGCTCTGACTGCAGGCCTGGTGTGCAAGCTGGAACAGCTTCTTCCTGTTCCCAATCTGTCGCAG CTTGGTGCCATGATCTCATCTGAGCCTGCTGTCCTGGAGGCGTGTGGAGGCTTTATCCCTGAACCAGGGGACCTGAAGACTCTCCTCCTACACCAGCAGGCCAAAGGACTCCTTAGTATTAAAG CTACCATCTCATCATCAGTGGGCGACTGTGTACTCTCTTCACTTGCCTTCCGGCCCAAACCAGTAgaaccaccaacaccaccaccaccaccacctccacctccagaaTCACCAAAACGATTAGAGGTCACCCTCACTGAAACAAGCCCAGCCTCCCTCAGTGACACCGAAGACTTGGGAGTGATGTCAGATGAGTCGGACAGCCAAGCAACCCCTGCCGCTAGACCTCAGCAAAGAGGGCGATACAGTGATAAAGCGGACGATGGCAGTCCTGCAAAGGAAACAAGTCTCCCAACAATAGCTCAGCCGGAGAATCTGGCGCTGGAGAAGAGTTCTACACAGGAGCAGTCTGCCACAACTCTacaaagcagaggagaagatggagcaACGGCAACACTCGAGAAACCAGAATTGCAGCGTACGCCCTTGAAGTCAATCCCTTTCAGGGTAGTTCAAGTGCCGATCAAAACTACCTCCACCTTACAGAACGCGGGCAATGCAGGAGCTAAAGATGGCCAAAAACCCCAGACCCAGCGAGTCACATTGCATCAGTGGGTGTCACAGATTGCCACTAACTCGCTCTCACTCCCAGCCTTGCCACCACTTCCTCCACCCAGTCTGAGTGCAGGTGACGACATGAAGCCAAGcttgagaagaaaaaagcaaattaGGCCTCCAGCTGACAGATTTACCTGCAGCGTATGCGATAAGAGCTTCCCTTATCAGTCCAAGCTAATGGACCACGAGCGCATTCATACAGGAGAGAAGCCTTTCGTGTGCACAGCATGCAACAAGAGCTTCCGAACACAGGCGTTCCTCAACAACCACCTGAAGACCCACAGCACGGCGCGTCCTTATGCTTGCGGCCAGTGCGGCAAGTGTTTCACCAAACTGCAGAGCTTGACGAAGCACATGCTCGCCCACAGCGGCCAAAAGCCCTTCTACTGCAACATCTGCAACAAGGGCTTCACGCAGTCCACCTACTTCAAAAGACACATGGAGTGCCACACAAGCCAGATGACGTTCCCCTGCAAGCACTGCAGCAAAAGCTTCCCAACGGCTTTCAAGCTGTCGAACCACGAGCGCTGGCACACCAGAGATCGCCCTCACATGTGCGAGCGATGTGGGAAGAGATTCCTCGTCCCCAGCTTGTTGAAGAGACACATGGGCTACCACATCGGCGACCGTCAGTATCTCTGCTCCCAGTGCGGCAAGACCTTTGTCTACTTGTCTGACCTGAAGAGGCATCAGCAAGACCACGTGCCCAAAGCTAAGATCCCATGCCCGATCTGCCAAAAGAAGTTCTCCAGTAAGTATTGCCTGAGGGTTCACCTGAGGATCCACACCAGAGAGAGACCCTACCGGTGCTCCATATGTGACAAGACCTTTACTCAGGTCGGGAATCTGAAGGTTCACATCAGGTTACACACCAACGAGCGACCTTTCAGCTGCGACGTGTGCGGAAAAACCTATAAGCTGGCATCCCATCTCAACGTCCACAAAAGGACTCATACTTGCAAGAAGCCCTGGACGTGTGACACGTGTGGGAAGGGATTCTCCGTCCCCGGGCTTCTGAAGAAGCACGAGCAGTTACATACAAGGGACGCCAACCCTGACTTCTCTGGTAAACGGAGGCACAGGGGTAAGCACAAGAAGCACTCCCTCAAGAGGAAGTATGACGAGGAAGACGAGGGAAGTGATGATTATTaa